In the genome of Dermacentor silvarum isolate Dsil-2018 chromosome 1, BIME_Dsil_1.4, whole genome shotgun sequence, one region contains:
- the LOC119443354 gene encoding uncharacterized protein LOC119443354, whose amino-acid sequence MLPALHRSGGCRLLFAASSTAAEVAGLHLATDLLVENPPDSPAVILCDSRTALLALRRPEAASLGVALLAVKIRALVSSGLKLSLQWLPSHVGVQGNEEANALVKAAHHAPVPVSTAVTAFDYTRRMLQQHLTARHPDQRVASGRPPRPLPDRGLTMQERSLLLRHRIGCSWTAFRKHSKGLAPSPAGSSCGEEETIDHLLCFCPAFSKETASLYTSFRRLGLPTDAESQLLFPGRPHGSAFRHLLTFLEDTGLSCKL is encoded by the coding sequence ATGCTCCCTGCCCTCCACCGCTCGGGAGGGTGCCGGCTGCTTTTCGCAGCAAGCTCCACTGCCGCTGAGGTTGCCGGCCTCCATCTGGCTACGGACCTGCTGGTGGAGAACCCTCCGGATTCTCCAGCTGTGATCCTCTGCGACTCGCGAACGGCGCTCCTGGCTCTTCGTCGACCGGAGGCCGCCAGCCTTGGCGTTGCCCTGCTGGCGGTAAAAATTCGCGCCCTTGTTTCAAGTGGCTTGAAGCTGTCGCTACAGTGGCTCCCCTCTCACGTCGGCGTCCAGGGCAATGAGGAGGCTAACGCCTTGGTAAAGGCTGCACACCATGCTCCTGTACCAGTCAGCACCGCTGTAactgcctttgattacacaaggCGCATGTTGCAGCAGCACCTAACGGCGCGACACCCGGATCAACGCGTCGCCAGCGGTCGCCCTCCCCGTCCACTTCCTGATCGTGGCCTCACCATGCAGGAGCGGTCTCTCCTGCTGCGCCACCGGATCGGCTGTTCCTGGACGGCTTTCCGGAAGCACAGCAAAGGCCTGGCTCCATCCCCGGCCGGCTCATCGTGCGGAGAGGAGGAAACAATCGACCATCTACTTTGTTTCTGCCCCGCCTTCTCCAAAGAAACGGCTTCTCTCTACACGTCCTTCCGACGCCTAGGACTTCCTACGGACGCAGAATCGCAGCTGCTCTTTCCCGGTCGGCCCCATGGCTCCGCGTTCAGGCACCTTCTCacattcctggaggacacggggctgTCGTGCAAGTTGTGA